One window of Microbacterium sediminis genomic DNA carries:
- a CDS encoding ABC transporter permease: MPYVLLSRIGAAIPTVLGVMVIIFVTLRLLPGDPIAVILGGADATPETIANLRQQFGLDKPLLEQFWIFFTDALTLNFGTSYATRQPVSATIAQQLPHTLQLALAAAAVSAVVGILLGVLAAIRRGGPADALIRVLSLINTSMPSFWLGLILIMVFAFGLGWFPATGSGTPAQLVLPAITLGLSAAGTVTRVVRNSVIEVLGENYVTALYAKGLRRRVVVGTHVLRNAVIPTVTVVGLQLGALLAGAVIVETVFSRQGIGQSLVQAINGQDYPMVQGIVLVIACLYVIINLVVDISYAYIDPRVRAVVGKA, from the coding sequence ATGCCCTACGTCCTGCTCTCCCGGATCGGCGCCGCGATCCCGACGGTCCTCGGGGTCATGGTGATCATCTTCGTCACCCTGCGGCTGCTGCCGGGTGATCCGATCGCCGTGATCCTGGGCGGCGCGGACGCGACCCCCGAGACGATCGCGAACCTGCGCCAGCAGTTCGGCCTGGACAAGCCCCTGCTGGAGCAGTTCTGGATCTTCTTCACCGACGCGCTCACGCTCAACTTCGGCACGTCCTACGCCACGCGCCAGCCGGTGTCGGCGACGATCGCGCAGCAGCTGCCTCACACGCTGCAGCTCGCGCTCGCCGCGGCCGCCGTGTCGGCCGTCGTGGGCATCCTGCTCGGGGTGCTCGCCGCGATCCGCCGCGGCGGGCCCGCCGATGCGCTGATCCGCGTGCTCAGCCTCATCAACACGTCGATGCCGTCGTTCTGGCTCGGCCTCATCCTCATCATGGTGTTCGCCTTCGGCCTCGGCTGGTTCCCGGCGACGGGGTCGGGCACGCCGGCGCAGCTGGTGCTGCCGGCGATCACGCTCGGCCTCTCGGCCGCGGGGACCGTGACGCGCGTCGTGCGCAACAGCGTGATCGAGGTGCTCGGCGAGAACTACGTCACGGCCCTGTACGCCAAGGGCCTGCGCCGCCGCGTCGTGGTCGGCACGCACGTGCTGCGCAACGCCGTGATCCCCACCGTCACGGTCGTCGGGCTGCAGCTCGGCGCGTTGCTGGCCGGTGCGGTGATCGTCGAGACCGTGTTCTCGCGCCAGGGGATCGGGCAGAGCCTCGTCCAGGCGATCAACGGCCAGGACTACCCGATGGTGCAGGGAATCGTGCTCGTCATCGCCTGCCTCTACGTGATCATCAACCTCGTCGTCGACATCTCCTACGCGTACATCGATCCGCGCGTGCGAGCCGTCGTCGGCAAAGCCTAA
- a CDS encoding ABC transporter substrate-binding protein, whose amino-acid sequence MASRRFTAPAVALVSLLALAGCAGASGDEGGNAPTGEPTPGGEAVFAVDSNFFGFDPNVTPAAQDARVLRQMFDSLLYLDESGELQPWLATEWSASDDGLSYDFTLRDDVTFWDGTPWNAEALCFNLNRIVDPAAGSIYAIGLVGPYESCEVTDEFSATVTLSAPFTAFLNNLTSPFLGMNSPTAAAAADPADYLINPVGSGPFVFESYTPQDRVVLTRNEDYAWAPGNAEHDGPAYLEKLTFQIIADATVRIGSVRSGQVQGIGNVPETEVAAIEGDPSMQFIAQQQSGAPYQLHLNATGVFGDPLVREAARAALDIDSAVQSLYLGTYERAWGPLSPTTIGYDDSLEGAFEFDPELAADLLDEAGWDLGADGVRTKDGQTLTIDYLENTPNREKRQDLATLFEANLEDVGFDVNVEFLATAEAQTTLQSGAYDIAGLSLVAVDPNVLYQMYDPRFIPTPGQTGFNMSHTDDPAVTELAAQSQSATGDERLSVVQQLQADVVENVRSIAVYVPTYTLALNGLEGLRFDPEGYPIFFDAYLAG is encoded by the coding sequence ATGGCATCACGTCGTTTCACCGCCCCGGCGGTCGCGCTCGTCTCCCTGCTCGCTCTCGCCGGCTGCGCGGGCGCCAGTGGCGACGAGGGCGGCAACGCCCCCACGGGCGAGCCGACGCCCGGCGGCGAGGCCGTCTTCGCGGTCGACAGCAACTTCTTCGGCTTCGATCCGAACGTCACCCCCGCCGCGCAGGACGCCCGAGTCCTGCGCCAGATGTTCGACTCGCTCCTGTACCTCGACGAGTCGGGCGAGCTCCAGCCGTGGCTCGCGACGGAATGGTCGGCGAGCGACGACGGGCTCAGCTACGACTTCACGCTCCGCGACGACGTCACGTTCTGGGACGGCACCCCGTGGAACGCCGAGGCGCTGTGCTTCAACCTCAACCGCATCGTGGATCCCGCCGCCGGATCGATCTACGCCATCGGCCTCGTCGGTCCCTACGAGTCGTGCGAGGTGACCGACGAGTTCTCGGCCACCGTCACGCTGTCGGCGCCCTTCACCGCCTTCCTCAACAACCTCACCTCGCCGTTCCTCGGGATGAACTCGCCGACGGCCGCCGCGGCCGCCGACCCGGCCGACTACCTCATCAACCCCGTGGGATCGGGGCCCTTCGTCTTCGAGTCGTACACGCCGCAGGACCGCGTGGTGCTCACGCGCAACGAGGACTACGCCTGGGCGCCGGGCAATGCCGAGCATGACGGCCCCGCGTACCTGGAGAAGCTGACGTTCCAGATCATCGCCGACGCCACCGTCCGCATCGGCTCGGTGCGCTCCGGTCAGGTGCAGGGCATCGGCAACGTGCCCGAGACCGAGGTCGCCGCGATCGAGGGCGATCCGTCGATGCAGTTCATCGCGCAGCAGCAGTCGGGTGCGCCCTACCAACTGCACCTCAACGCCACCGGCGTCTTCGGCGACCCGCTCGTGCGCGAGGCGGCCCGCGCGGCGCTCGACATCGACTCGGCCGTGCAGTCGCTGTACCTCGGCACGTACGAGCGCGCGTGGGGTCCGCTCTCGCCCACGACCATCGGCTATGACGACTCCCTCGAGGGCGCGTTCGAGTTCGACCCCGAGCTCGCCGCCGACCTGCTCGACGAGGCGGGCTGGGATCTGGGGGCGGACGGCGTGCGCACCAAGGACGGCCAGACCCTCACGATCGACTACCTCGAGAACACGCCCAACCGCGAGAAGCGCCAGGATCTCGCGACGCTGTTCGAGGCGAACCTCGAGGATGTCGGCTTCGACGTGAACGTGGAGTTCCTCGCCACGGCCGAGGCGCAGACCACCCTGCAGTCCGGCGCGTACGACATCGCGGGGCTGTCGCTCGTGGCGGTCGACCCGAACGTGCTGTACCAGATGTACGACCCGCGATTCATCCCGACCCCGGGCCAGACGGGCTTCAACATGAGCCACACGGACGACCCCGCCGTCACGGAGCTCGCGGCGCAGAGCCAGTCGGCCACGGGCGACGAGCGTCTGTCGGTCGTCCAGCAGCTGCAGGCCGATGTCGTCGAGAACGTGCGCTCCATCGCGGTGTACGTGCCCACCTACACGCTGGCGCTGAACGGGCTGGAGGGGCTGCGGTTCGACCCCGAGGGCTACCCGATCTTCTTCGACGCCTACCTGGCCGGCTGA
- a CDS encoding amidohydrolase family protein yields the protein MRIITAAKVLTGPDLETLERGAVVVEGDRIAWVGPEADLPREYDGVEALDLGELTLLPGLIDAHVHLGFDGGPNPVARMMAENDARQVATMLRSARELLSAGVTTARDLGSRDLLGVDVREAILDGTADGPRMLIAGPAITVTGGHCWFMNGEVDSPEEMRRMVRRLHKGTVDCFKVMSTGGNMTPGSAPWHAQFPEDDLAIAVEEAHRLGKTIAAHAHGVEGIRRALAAGVDTIEHCSFQTQDGSDGYDEELGAAIAASNTAVSPTCSARMKDFMRLMPWRRFALGDLYRAGATIIASTDSGIDNNPHWAFVYALEAMLMTGMSARDVLLSATSVSARVLGIDHVAGSIAPGLSADLLAVAGDPREDIAVLHDLRLIVARGRDFAPDPLPAFEPLDDDNLPEMFRRMLDAHAAEPQPEPAEVV from the coding sequence ATGCGCATCATCACGGCTGCGAAGGTCCTCACCGGACCGGATCTGGAGACCCTCGAGCGCGGCGCCGTCGTCGTGGAGGGGGACCGCATCGCGTGGGTCGGGCCCGAGGCCGACCTGCCGCGCGAGTACGACGGCGTGGAGGCGCTCGACCTGGGCGAGCTCACGCTGCTGCCCGGCCTCATCGACGCCCACGTGCACCTCGGCTTCGACGGCGGGCCGAACCCCGTCGCGCGGATGATGGCCGAGAACGACGCGCGCCAGGTGGCGACCATGCTGCGCAGCGCCCGCGAGCTGCTCAGCGCCGGCGTCACGACGGCCCGCGACCTCGGCTCGCGCGACCTGCTCGGGGTCGACGTGCGCGAGGCGATCCTCGACGGTACGGCCGACGGGCCCCGGATGCTCATCGCCGGTCCGGCCATCACCGTCACGGGCGGGCACTGCTGGTTCATGAACGGCGAGGTCGACTCGCCCGAGGAGATGCGGCGCATGGTGCGCCGGCTGCACAAGGGCACGGTCGACTGCTTCAAGGTGATGTCGACCGGCGGCAACATGACGCCGGGTTCGGCGCCGTGGCACGCGCAGTTCCCCGAGGACGACCTGGCGATCGCCGTGGAGGAGGCCCACCGCCTCGGCAAGACGATCGCCGCCCACGCCCACGGGGTGGAGGGCATCCGCCGCGCGCTCGCCGCCGGGGTCGACACGATCGAGCACTGCTCGTTCCAGACGCAGGACGGCTCCGACGGCTACGACGAGGAGCTCGGCGCCGCGATCGCCGCCTCGAACACCGCCGTCTCTCCCACGTGCTCCGCCCGCATGAAGGACTTCATGCGACTCATGCCGTGGCGCCGGTTCGCCCTCGGCGACCTCTACCGCGCGGGGGCGACGATCATCGCCTCGACCGACTCGGGCATCGACAACAACCCGCACTGGGCGTTCGTGTACGCGCTGGAGGCGATGCTCATGACGGGCATGTCGGCCCGCGACGTGCTGCTGTCGGCGACCTCGGTCTCGGCCCGCGTGCTCGGCATCGATCACGTGGCCGGCAGCATCGCCCCGGGCCTGTCCGCCGACCTGCTCGCGGTGGCGGGCGATCCGCGCGAGGACATCGCGGTGCTGCACGACCTGCGGCTGATCGTCGCGCGCGGCCGGGACTTCGCCCCCGACCCGCTCCCGGCGTTCGAGCCGCTCGACGACGACAACCTGCCCGAGATGTTCCGGCGCATGCTCGACGCGCACGCGGCGGAGCCGCAGCCCGAGCCGGCGGAGGTGGTCTGA
- a CDS encoding MFS transporter → MTSVIEAAPAHTALARRRIGVLIASNLLGGVGVASSVAVGGLLAERLGGTAFAGFAQATSVLGAAVAAIPLASLAARGGRRAALTTGYAIALIGGLVIIASTLMQQFVVLLVGLAMFGVAQAVNLQSRYAAGDNADPAARGRIMSLVIWSTTIGSVLGPNLTNIANEVGFVLGLPELAGPYTFSIAAIAVAGLIIALLYGGEVVARPEPGDPVVATASVGAWAALRWAFANPTARMAVVLTACAHAVMVMVMVMTPIHMQHHGDSLTVVGIVISLHVLGMYAVSPLFGWVADRFGAVRSAAGGVAVLLAAVVLGLIAATAGGAWTPAALTVLGVGWSWCVISASTLLASTPDPRVRVPLQGVTDAGMNYAGAAAAALAGPILALGGFHAVNIAALVLLAPATALVVARLVRGGAPVAGG, encoded by the coding sequence ATGACGTCGGTGATCGAGGCCGCGCCCGCCCACACGGCCCTCGCCCGGCGTCGGATCGGCGTGCTCATCGCGTCGAACCTGCTGGGCGGGGTCGGTGTGGCCTCGAGCGTGGCCGTGGGCGGGCTGCTCGCCGAGCGCCTGGGCGGCACGGCGTTTGCCGGCTTCGCGCAGGCCACGAGCGTGCTCGGCGCGGCCGTCGCGGCGATCCCCCTGGCCTCGCTCGCCGCCCGGGGCGGGAGACGCGCCGCGCTCACCACCGGCTACGCGATCGCCCTCATCGGCGGCCTGGTGATCATCGCCTCGACGCTGATGCAGCAGTTCGTCGTGCTGCTGGTCGGGCTGGCGATGTTCGGCGTCGCCCAGGCCGTGAACCTGCAATCGCGCTACGCGGCCGGCGACAACGCCGACCCGGCGGCGCGGGGGCGGATCATGTCGCTCGTCATCTGGTCCACGACGATCGGCTCGGTGCTGGGGCCGAACCTCACGAACATCGCCAACGAGGTCGGCTTCGTGCTCGGGCTGCCCGAGCTGGCCGGCCCCTACACCTTCTCGATCGCCGCGATCGCCGTGGCGGGGCTCATCATCGCGCTGCTTTACGGGGGAGAGGTCGTCGCCCGACCGGAGCCCGGCGACCCCGTCGTGGCCACCGCGAGCGTGGGGGCGTGGGCCGCGCTGCGGTGGGCGTTCGCGAACCCGACCGCGCGGATGGCGGTCGTGCTCACCGCCTGTGCGCACGCCGTCATGGTGATGGTCATGGTGATGACGCCGATCCACATGCAGCATCACGGCGACTCGCTCACCGTGGTCGGCATCGTGATCAGCCTGCACGTGCTCGGCATGTACGCCGTCAGCCCGCTGTTCGGGTGGGTGGCGGACCGGTTCGGCGCCGTGCGGAGCGCGGCGGGCGGGGTAGCGGTGCTGCTCGCGGCGGTCGTGCTGGGCCTCATCGCCGCGACGGCGGGCGGCGCGTGGACCCCCGCTGCGCTGACCGTGCTCGGCGTGGGGTGGTCGTGGTGCGTGATCTCGGCCTCGACGCTGCTCGCCTCGACGCCCGATCCGCGTGTACGGGTGCCGCTGCAGGGCGTGACCGACGCCGGCATGAACTACGCGGGAGCGGCGGCGGCCGCGTTGGCCGGGCCGATCCTCGCCCTCGGCGGCTTCCACGCCGTGAACATCGCGGCGCTCGTGCTGCTCGCCCCGGCCACCGCGCTCGTCGTCGCGCGACTGGTGCGCGGGGGCGCGCCCGTGGCCGGCGGCTGA
- a CDS encoding ABC transporter permease, which yields MATATLVDPLTLPIASTRRRRKVGPDLIVLSAALLWLAVVLVAAIVPAVFSSGDPTALDPAMALRAPGVDGFLLGSDHYGRDIVTLLAYGARMAVVIGLTATALGFAIGTLLGLVAGYAGGWLDMVIGRFIDMLMCFPGVLLAMIIAAGLGASTNNLIIAVGISAVPGFARVMRGQAMTVRSRLFIEAADSVGFSPWRILWRHMLPNALAPSVVMATVTVGTSIVAAASLSFLGLGVRSEIPDWGQLLALGQPYLSSAWWITTFPGIVLTLTVIAVSLAGDWLRDRFDVE from the coding sequence ATGGCGACCGCGACGCTCGTCGATCCGCTCACCCTGCCGATCGCCTCCACCCGGCGGCGGCGCAAGGTCGGCCCGGATCTCATCGTCCTCTCGGCCGCCCTGCTGTGGCTCGCCGTCGTGCTCGTCGCGGCGATCGTGCCGGCCGTGTTCTCGTCGGGCGATCCCACGGCGCTCGACCCGGCGATGGCCCTGCGGGCCCCCGGGGTCGACGGGTTCCTGCTCGGCAGCGACCACTACGGCCGCGACATCGTCACGCTCCTGGCCTACGGGGCGCGGATGGCGGTCGTCATCGGGCTCACGGCGACGGCGCTGGGATTCGCGATCGGCACGCTCCTGGGGCTCGTCGCCGGGTACGCGGGCGGCTGGCTCGACATGGTGATCGGGCGCTTCATCGACATGCTGATGTGCTTCCCGGGCGTGCTGCTCGCCATGATCATCGCCGCCGGCCTGGGGGCGTCGACGAACAACCTCATCATCGCGGTCGGCATCTCGGCCGTGCCGGGCTTCGCGCGCGTGATGCGCGGTCAGGCGATGACGGTGCGCTCGCGGCTGTTCATCGAGGCCGCGGACTCCGTCGGCTTCTCGCCGTGGCGGATCCTCTGGCGCCACATGCTCCCCAACGCGCTGGCCCCCTCGGTCGTCATGGCGACCGTCACGGTCGGCACGTCGATCGTCGCCGCGGCCTCGCTGAGCTTCCTGGGGCTGGGTGTGCGGTCCGAGATCCCCGACTGGGGCCAGCTGCTCGCTCTCGGGCAGCCGTACCTCTCGTCGGCATGGTGGATCACCACATTTCCGGGAATCGTCCTGACGCTGACGGTCATCGCCGTCAGCCTGGCGGGCGACTGGCTGAGGGACAGGTTCGATGTCGAGTGA
- a CDS encoding helix-turn-helix transcriptional regulator codes for MTDTATRADAAVTTPLQDERERLIRVFSDLVQPLGRSLPSSIEVVLHDLEKLPNSIVAVHGDVTGRRVGDPATDLLLQKVAAGDFEHAVGYSTRLPDGRCLRSTTMILRDSTGTPVAALCLNSDVSVWQALGRLASDMGGLALPDPDAAPAAAPEVAAAPEEVFPRDVDELASHLIHQAIVEQNVPVDLMRKEHKIAVVRTLKDRGMFMLRDAVEMIATSLGVTRFTIYNYLNELEDEQTPAPTEAAPKRKRASR; via the coding sequence ATGACCGACACCGCGACGCGCGCCGACGCGGCCGTGACCACCCCGCTGCAGGACGAACGGGAACGCCTCATCCGCGTGTTCTCCGACCTCGTGCAGCCGCTGGGCCGATCGCTGCCGTCATCGATCGAGGTCGTGCTGCACGACCTCGAGAAGCTGCCCAACTCCATCGTCGCGGTGCACGGTGACGTCACCGGCCGCCGCGTCGGCGACCCGGCCACCGACCTGCTGCTGCAGAAGGTCGCCGCCGGCGACTTCGAGCACGCGGTGGGGTACTCGACGCGGCTCCCCGACGGCCGCTGCCTGCGCTCGACCACCATGATCCTGCGCGACAGCACCGGCACGCCGGTCGCGGCGCTGTGCCTGAACTCGGACGTCTCCGTGTGGCAGGCGCTGGGCCGGCTCGCGTCCGACATGGGCGGGCTCGCGCTCCCCGATCCCGACGCCGCCCCCGCCGCCGCACCCGAGGTCGCCGCGGCACCCGAGGAGGTGTTCCCGCGCGACGTCGACGAGCTCGCCTCGCACCTGATCCATCAGGCGATCGTCGAGCAGAACGTGCCGGTCGATCTCATGCGCAAGGAGCACAAGATCGCCGTCGTGCGCACCCTCAAGGACCGCGGCATGTTCATGCTGCGCGACGCGGTCGAGATGATCGCCACCTCGCTCGGCGTCACCCGCTTCACGATCTACAACTACCTGAACGAACTCGAGGACGAACAGACCCCGGCCCCCACCGAGGCCGCCCCCAAGCGAAAGCGAGCGTCACGATGA
- a CDS encoding carboxymuconolactone decarboxylase family protein gives MTQPSPVVTGATLLAEGAPAMNAAFAEFNAAVFADDTALDRRTKELLAVAVALTTQCQGCLRAHTAAALRAGATQAQLAETVHVAAALRAGGAMFHGSSYVMPHTHEPGA, from the coding sequence ATGACCCAGCCGTCCCCCGTCGTCACCGGCGCGACCCTCCTGGCCGAGGGAGCGCCCGCGATGAACGCCGCGTTCGCCGAGTTCAACGCCGCCGTGTTCGCGGACGACACCGCGCTCGACCGTAGGACGAAGGAGCTGCTGGCGGTGGCCGTGGCCCTCACCACCCAGTGCCAGGGGTGCCTGCGGGCGCACACGGCCGCGGCGCTCCGGGCGGGGGCGACGCAGGCGCAGCTCGCCGAGACCGTGCACGTGGCCGCCGCGCTGCGGGCCGGCGGCGCGATGTTCCACGGCAGCTCGTACGTGATGCCGCACACGCACGAACCGGGCGCATGA
- a CDS encoding ABC transporter ATP-binding protein, translated as MATTQGPILRLTDVTKEFTVRSGRGALAPKSTLRAVDGATLEIGYGETFALVGESGSGKSTLGRLAVGLLPVTSGTVDFEGEELTAMSKAQLRARRRRMQVVFQDPLGSLNPRMSVGDIIAEPLRVFEGLRGKALEDRVTELLEQVGLNPARRTARPRAMSGGQRQRVGIARAIALNPSLILADEAVSALDVSVQAQITNLMVDLRERLGLSYLFIAHGLPIVRHIAQRVGVMYLGRLVEVGPTEQIFADPQHPYTRALLAASPVPDPSITRERILLKGEPPSPMNLPSGCRFRTRCPIAQDVCAEVAPPRITVGANEVECHFPGAPVPEADSPELIGALP; from the coding sequence ATGGCGACCACGCAAGGGCCGATCCTGCGGCTGACCGACGTCACCAAGGAGTTCACCGTCCGCAGCGGCCGCGGCGCGCTCGCTCCGAAGTCCACGCTGCGGGCCGTCGACGGCGCCACGCTCGAGATCGGCTACGGCGAGACCTTCGCCCTCGTGGGGGAGTCCGGGTCGGGCAAGTCCACGCTCGGCCGCCTGGCCGTGGGCCTGCTGCCGGTGACCTCGGGCACCGTCGACTTCGAGGGCGAGGAGCTCACGGCGATGTCGAAGGCGCAGCTGCGCGCGCGTCGGCGCCGGATGCAGGTGGTGTTCCAGGACCCGCTCGGCTCGCTCAACCCCCGCATGTCGGTGGGCGACATCATCGCCGAGCCGCTGCGGGTGTTCGAGGGGCTGCGCGGCAAGGCGCTGGAGGATCGCGTCACCGAGCTGCTCGAGCAGGTCGGTCTCAATCCGGCCCGCCGCACGGCGCGCCCGCGCGCGATGTCGGGCGGGCAGCGCCAGCGCGTGGGGATCGCCCGCGCGATCGCCCTGAACCCGTCGCTCATCCTCGCCGACGAGGCGGTCTCGGCCCTCGACGTCTCGGTGCAGGCGCAGATCACCAACCTCATGGTCGATCTGCGCGAGCGGCTGGGGCTGTCGTATCTGTTCATCGCCCACGGCCTGCCCATCGTCCGCCACATCGCGCAGCGCGTCGGCGTGATGTACCTGGGCCGGCTCGTCGAGGTCGGACCGACGGAGCAGATCTTCGCCGACCCGCAGCATCCCTACACGCGCGCGCTCCTGGCCGCCTCGCCCGTGCCGGATCCCTCGATCACGCGCGAGCGCATCCTGCTGAAGGGCGAGCCGCCCTCGCCGATGAACCTGCCCTCGGGCTGCCGCTTCCGCACCCGGTGCCCGATTGCGCAGGACGTCTGCGCCGAGGTCGCGCCGCCGCGGATCACCGTGGGCGCGAACGAGGTCGAGTGCCACTTCCCGGGCGCGCCCGTGCCCGAGGCGGATTCGCCGGAACTGATCGGAGCCCTGCCATGA
- a CDS encoding ABC transporter ATP-binding protein produces the protein MSSDVLAMTEVHEPATGGGRLLRIEDLEVTVHKQQGPVSLVRETSFEVREGEIVCLVGESGSGKSVTARTIMGLTQLDDNMEVTGRILLGDEDLVALPADRVRRLRGRDLTMVFQEPLSSLDPVYTVDFQLREALRRRERLGRRAERDRLVSALREVGIHDGDRVLQSYPHQLSGGMCQRVMIAMALLGRPRLLIADEPTTALDVTVQAQILDLIDRLRREEGMAVLLVTHDMGVAADLADRVIVMYAGQVVEDAAPRDIFARPAHPYTAGLLASIPPMIGERPARLPAIPGSVPDPSALPSGCSFHPRCTFATEACLTTRPAAREIDGRQVACWNPLVEEGVA, from the coding sequence ATGTCGAGTGATGTGCTGGCGATGACCGAGGTGCACGAGCCCGCGACCGGCGGAGGCCGGCTGCTGCGGATCGAGGACCTCGAGGTCACGGTCCACAAGCAGCAGGGCCCGGTCTCGCTCGTGCGCGAGACCAGCTTCGAGGTGCGCGAGGGGGAGATCGTCTGCCTCGTGGGCGAGTCCGGATCGGGCAAGTCGGTGACGGCCCGCACGATCATGGGCCTGACGCAGCTCGACGACAACATGGAGGTGACCGGGCGCATCCTGCTCGGCGACGAGGATCTCGTCGCGCTGCCGGCGGATCGGGTGCGGCGGCTGCGGGGGCGCGATCTGACGATGGTGTTCCAGGAACCGCTGAGCTCGCTCGACCCCGTCTACACCGTCGACTTCCAGCTGCGGGAGGCGCTGCGCCGGCGCGAGAGGCTGGGCCGGCGGGCCGAGCGCGACCGGCTCGTCTCGGCACTGCGCGAGGTGGGCATCCACGACGGCGACCGCGTGCTGCAGAGCTACCCCCACCAGCTCTCCGGCGGCATGTGCCAGCGCGTGATGATCGCCATGGCCCTGCTCGGTCGCCCGCGCCTGCTCATCGCCGACGAGCCGACCACCGCGCTCGACGTCACGGTCCAGGCGCAGATCCTCGACCTCATCGACCGGCTCCGGCGCGAGGAGGGTATGGCGGTGCTGCTCGTGACGCACGACATGGGCGTGGCGGCGGATCTGGCCGATCGGGTGATCGTCATGTATGCCGGCCAGGTGGTCGAGGACGCCGCGCCGCGCGACATCTTCGCCCGGCCCGCCCACCCCTACACGGCCGGGCTGCTCGCCTCGATCCCGCCGATGATCGGGGAGCGCCCGGCGCGGCTGCCGGCGATCCCCGGATCGGTGCCCGACCCGTCCGCGCTGCCGTCCGGGTGCTCGTTCCATCCCCGCTGCACGTTCGCCACCGAGGCGTGCCTCACGACGCGGCCGGCTGCCCGCGAGATCGACGGCCGGCAGGTGGCGTGCTGGAACCCGCTCGTCGAGGAAGGAGTCGCGTGA
- the nucS gene encoding endonuclease NucS codes for MRLVIAECSVDYTGRLNAHLPLAKRVLMHKGDGSLLIHSDGGSYKPLNWMSPPCRLDVIAPDEELAAAGVVEVWKVTHQKTGDALLVRIHEIISDSSHDLGVDPGLIKDGVESDLQRLLAEQVDRIAEGATLVRREYPTAIGPVDLLVRDAQGVPIAIEVKRRGDIDGVEQLTRYLELLGRDPLLTGIQGVFAAQEIKPQARVLAEDRGIRCLVLDYDDMKGIESGIPRLF; via the coding sequence GTGCGTCTTGTCATCGCTGAGTGCTCCGTCGACTACACCGGTCGCCTCAACGCGCACCTGCCCCTCGCGAAGCGGGTGCTCATGCACAAGGGCGACGGCAGCCTCCTCATCCATTCCGACGGCGGGTCGTACAAGCCCCTCAACTGGATGAGCCCGCCCTGCCGGCTCGACGTGATCGCTCCCGACGAGGAGCTGGCCGCGGCCGGCGTGGTCGAGGTGTGGAAGGTGACGCACCAGAAGACGGGCGACGCCCTGCTGGTGCGCATCCACGAGATCATCAGCGACTCGTCGCACGACCTGGGCGTCGACCCCGGCCTCATCAAGGACGGCGTGGAGTCCGACCTGCAGCGGCTGCTGGCCGAGCAGGTCGATCGCATCGCCGAGGGCGCCACGCTGGTGCGGCGCGAGTACCCGACCGCGATCGGGCCCGTCGACCTGCTCGTGCGCGACGCGCAGGGCGTGCCGATCGCGATCGAGGTCAAGCGCCGCGGCGACATCGACGGCGTCGAGCAGCTCACGCGGTACCTCGAGCTCCTCGGCCGCGACCCGCTGCTCACCGGCATCCAGGGCGTGTTCGCCGCGCAGGAGATCAAGCCGCAGGCGCGCGTGCTGGCCGAGGACCGCGGCATCCGCTGCCTCGTGCTCGACTACGACGACATGAAGGGCATCGAGTCGGGCATCCCTCGCCTGTTCTGA
- a CDS encoding HAD hydrolase-like protein, which translates to MPTSPWSCVLWDVDGTVADASPGILPRITAVLTALGRTPPAPEDLRHWIGPPLLESFEVRGGLTPDEAVEAVRTYRELASREGYAAAVDLYPGVPEIIRALHAADVPQGTASTKPENQVFAILTHYGLADCFATITGARADATVLDTKADVLGRALERLRDAGVDTSRPVLIGDRHHDVDGAAEYGIPVIFVRWGFGNPGEDAGAHAVVDTADQLRPLLLTD; encoded by the coding sequence ATGCCGACATCCCCCTGGTCCTGCGTCCTCTGGGATGTCGATGGAACGGTCGCCGACGCCTCGCCCGGCATCCTGCCCCGCATCACCGCGGTGCTGACCGCGCTGGGACGCACGCCCCCGGCGCCCGAGGATCTGCGCCACTGGATCGGCCCGCCCCTGCTGGAGTCGTTCGAGGTGCGCGGCGGGCTCACACCCGACGAGGCCGTCGAGGCCGTCCGCACGTACCGCGAGCTCGCGTCGCGCGAGGGCTACGCGGCGGCCGTCGACCTCTATCCCGGCGTTCCGGAGATCATCCGCGCGCTGCACGCGGCGGACGTCCCCCAGGGCACGGCCAGCACCAAGCCCGAGAACCAGGTCTTCGCGATCCTCACGCACTACGGCCTGGCCGACTGCTTCGCCACGATCACGGGCGCCCGCGCCGACGCCACCGTGCTCGACACGAAGGCCGATGTGCTGGGCCGCGCGCTCGAGCGGCTCCGCGACGCGGGCGTGGACACGTCGCGGCCGGTGCTGATCGGCGATCGCCACCACGACGTCGACGGCGCGGCCGAGTACGGCATCCCGGTGATCTTCGTGCGGTGGGGCTTCGGCAACCCGGGCGAGGACGCCGGCGCGCACGCGGTGGTCGACACCGCCGACCAGCTGCGCCCCCTGCTCCTGACCGACTGA